Proteins found in one Paenibacillus sp. FSL R10-2782 genomic segment:
- the budA gene encoding acetolactate decarboxylase, producing the protein MTIAELETKQEADHDIYQTSTMLALLDGLYDGVVSFKELQKHGDFGLGTFDQLNGEMIAFDGEFYHLLPDGTAHRVKPEETTPFSTVTFFREDFTYTIDRPMHREELEALLLKLFPSRNLFFAFRMDGTFREVKTRTVPHQVKPYKPFIEVTKSQPTFSFNDASGVITGFWTPAYAQGIGVAGFHLHFINDERTGGGHVFDFVVDKCTIRVCQKSNLHLVLPDTPDYLTANLSRENLEKEIAVTEGVQ; encoded by the coding sequence ATGACCATTGCAGAACTGGAAACAAAGCAAGAAGCTGATCATGATATTTACCAAACGTCCACGATGCTCGCTTTATTGGATGGTCTTTATGACGGAGTCGTTTCCTTCAAGGAACTGCAAAAGCACGGGGATTTCGGGCTCGGTACCTTTGATCAACTGAATGGTGAGATGATTGCGTTTGATGGTGAGTTTTATCACTTGCTGCCAGACGGTACGGCCCATCGTGTAAAACCGGAAGAGACAACTCCCTTTTCCACAGTCACCTTTTTCCGTGAAGATTTCACATACACTATTGACCGTCCCATGCATCGTGAAGAGTTGGAAGCCCTGCTGCTAAAGTTGTTCCCAAGTCGTAATCTGTTCTTCGCCTTCCGTATGGACGGCACTTTTCGTGAAGTGAAGACACGCACCGTGCCTCACCAGGTGAAGCCTTACAAGCCTTTTATCGAAGTAACCAAATCACAGCCAACGTTCTCTTTTAACGACGCTTCCGGCGTGATTACCGGGTTTTGGACACCTGCTTACGCTCAAGGAATTGGAGTGGCCGGGTTCCATTTGCACTTTATTAACGACGAACGCACCGGAGGCGGGCATGTCTTTGATTTTGTTGTCGACAAGTGTACAATCCGTGTTTGCCAAAAATCCAATCTGCACCTCGTTCTGCCCGATACACCGGATTATTTGACCGCCAACCTGTCCAGAGAAAATCTGGAGAAGGAAATCGCCGTTACTGAAGGTGTGCAATAA
- a CDS encoding tetratricopeptide repeat protein, translating into MNDIIAKASELRRTGQAEEARELLLKALEQETNDAELWYQTAWTHDALGLEREAVSFYEKSLGMTLSAESRKGAILGLGSTYRVLGEYAKAKVWLETGMDEFSDYRPFRVFYAMVLYNLGEYGKAMEGLLMELAETTSDSSTQAYSRAIQYYADKLDQIET; encoded by the coding sequence ATTAACGATATTATTGCAAAAGCCAGTGAGCTAAGACGCACAGGACAGGCAGAGGAAGCGCGTGAGCTTCTACTAAAGGCACTGGAGCAGGAGACCAATGATGCAGAGCTATGGTATCAGACAGCCTGGACGCATGATGCTTTAGGCCTGGAGAGGGAAGCAGTCTCTTTTTATGAAAAAAGTCTAGGTATGACGTTGTCCGCAGAATCAAGGAAAGGAGCCATTCTGGGATTAGGCAGTACATATCGTGTACTGGGAGAGTACGCCAAAGCCAAAGTCTGGCTGGAAACCGGGATGGACGAATTTTCAGATTATAGGCCCTTTCGGGTATTTTATGCGATGGTGTTATATAATCTGGGTGAATACGGGAAGGCGATGGAGGGGCTGCTCATGGAGCTGGCTGAAACGACCTCGGACTCATCGACACAAGCCTACTCACGCGCGATTCAATATTATGCCGATAAGCTAGATCAGATTGAGACGTAA
- a CDS encoding TIR domain-containing protein: protein MKFGSIVNNGVMITGGTVQNSSVVGQQVSTSAQSSEHNSKQDKKYDVGLSFVNEDRAFVEMVLHHIRKTEIRYFYDKDEVAQIWGNDLYRYLTDVYVNQCKYTVVFHSASYTKKKWTQVEWGGIRTKQLSEQKDSLLLVLLDDSNTSEITDQWSYLDGREYSAKDIADIIHKKLLD, encoded by the coding sequence ATGAAATTTGGTTCTATAGTTAACAATGGGGTCATGATTACAGGTGGAACTGTACAAAATAGCAGTGTTGTTGGGCAACAAGTATCCACATCAGCACAATCTTCAGAACATAACTCAAAGCAGGATAAAAAATATGATGTTGGTCTGTCATTCGTAAATGAAGATCGTGCTTTTGTAGAAATGGTGCTTCATCATATTAGGAAAACCGAGATTCGCTATTTTTATGACAAGGATGAGGTAGCCCAAATATGGGGAAATGACTTGTACAGATATCTAACCGATGTATATGTTAATCAGTGTAAATATACAGTGGTATTCCACTCAGCTTCTTATACAAAGAAAAAGTGGACCCAAGTAGAATGGGGTGGCATACGAACAAAGCAACTTTCGGAGCAGAAGGACAGCTTACTGTTGGTATTACTGGATGATTCAAATACCAGTGAAATTACAGATCAATGGTCATATCTGGATGGTAGGGAGTACAGTGCGAAGGACATTGCGGATATAATTCACAAGAAATTATTGGACTAA
- a CDS encoding TIR domain-containing protein has protein sequence MGAVLINPNLTIGDDSVADDFYHKLRSELEEYTDVRSLKTAMHLHSTSLQSDEVLVIFNKQDQEYSENILLLLRHALEKDCVVIPVSLYEQSRTPATLISHIQSFEVVDQLRQRRLTYSNIDTVAFALTRLIMSKIQPTMSVDRMDLFISHRRVDGEEIAAEFYNELRRRANEVEAFRDLISIKVGQNAQEEIEKNLYKSDAVIFIDTPLCGESEWVKKELQIALGLNLPIVWVKVGPQSERARLNVLPGGSPHFNFEYLDLDNLKQSSNIVDDIIHKAFQISRNNAMSVIDHLNRLQQLASSNKIKLIPINKKNMVYRVEIPRKVKEFQYYQRSLSHVLQLFGRNPKIIDRTSFEPLISELGFQLHPDLGYHFDSGLLLGPNASLNSAHSSEPICIDSIDGYVTSIQKYLSSDQIQTSKKGILISGAFPDYEPEFQQQLTEAVFCFAKAVLDKGGTIIFGSHPTFQHMILDLARRQRPGDYINAVHMYISKYFVTQAEINEITNKATVYATENVNNDRAESLTAMRQAMISDEEVAGIVLLGGKQHIHIKPGIDEELELAQQKGIPAFIIGSVGGRSSELAKEIIEKRNNPINTLTEEQNKKLLTSLDFRSLADEILQSLGL, from the coding sequence ATGGGCGCAGTTCTTATTAACCCCAATCTTACAATCGGGGATGATTCAGTCGCAGACGATTTTTACCATAAACTTCGTTCCGAATTAGAAGAGTACACAGACGTAAGAAGTCTCAAAACGGCAATGCATCTACACTCAACTTCATTGCAATCTGATGAAGTGCTGGTTATCTTCAATAAGCAGGATCAGGAATATTCTGAGAATATTTTGCTGCTTTTACGTCATGCATTGGAAAAAGATTGTGTTGTCATTCCAGTATCATTATATGAACAATCACGGACTCCCGCTACTCTTATTTCTCATATTCAGAGTTTTGAGGTAGTTGATCAATTGCGGCAAAGAAGATTAACTTATAGCAATATAGATACAGTTGCTTTTGCGTTGACTCGGTTGATTATGTCTAAAATCCAACCAACCATGTCAGTAGATCGAATGGACCTCTTCATAAGTCATCGACGCGTAGATGGGGAAGAGATAGCGGCGGAATTCTACAATGAATTAAGAAGACGTGCTAATGAAGTGGAAGCTTTTAGGGACTTAATTAGCATCAAAGTAGGACAAAATGCGCAGGAAGAAATAGAAAAGAATTTGTATAAAAGTGATGCTGTTATATTCATTGATACTCCTCTATGCGGAGAATCAGAGTGGGTCAAGAAAGAATTACAAATTGCTTTGGGGTTAAATCTACCTATAGTCTGGGTTAAGGTGGGTCCCCAATCAGAAAGAGCAAGGCTTAATGTTCTGCCAGGGGGCAGTCCGCATTTTAATTTCGAATATCTGGATCTGGATAATCTTAAACAGTCATCTAATATAGTCGATGACATAATTCACAAGGCTTTCCAGATTAGCAGAAATAACGCTATGAGCGTTATAGATCATTTAAATAGGCTTCAACAGCTTGCAAGTTCTAATAAGATCAAACTAATTCCTATAAACAAAAAAAATATGGTTTACCGAGTTGAGATCCCTAGGAAGGTCAAGGAATTTCAGTATTATCAGCGTTCATTGAGTCATGTCCTTCAGTTATTTGGAAGGAACCCCAAGATTATAGACAGAACAAGTTTTGAACCATTAATTTCTGAACTAGGTTTTCAGTTACACCCGGACTTAGGATATCACTTTGATTCGGGTCTGCTACTTGGTCCAAATGCATCGTTAAACTCAGCACATTCCAGTGAGCCTATTTGTATCGATTCAATTGATGGATATGTAACATCTATTCAAAAATATCTATCATCAGATCAAATACAGACGTCTAAAAAGGGAATTCTCATCTCTGGGGCATTTCCAGATTATGAACCAGAGTTCCAACAACAACTCACAGAGGCGGTTTTCTGCTTTGCTAAAGCAGTATTAGATAAAGGAGGAACTATTATTTTTGGAAGTCACCCTACTTTTCAACATATGATACTAGACTTAGCAAGAAGACAACGCCCGGGTGATTATATAAATGCTGTTCATATGTATATTTCAAAGTACTTTGTTACTCAAGCTGAAATTAACGAAATAACTAATAAAGCAACTGTATATGCAACTGAAAATGTTAACAATGACCGTGCAGAAAGTTTGACCGCTATGCGTCAAGCAATGATCTCGGATGAGGAAGTAGCTGGTATTGTTTTACTCGGTGGAAAGCAACATATACACATTAAGCCAGGAATTGATGAAGAATTAGAATTGGCTCAACAAAAAGGGATACCTGCATTTATAATCGGGTCTGTGGGCGGACGCTCTTCAGAATTGGCGAAAGAAATTATAGAAAAGAGAAATAATCCAATTAATACATTAACTGAAGAACAGAATAAAAAGCTACTTACTAGTTTAGACTTCAGGTCGTTAGCAGATGAAATCCTACAATCTTTAGGTCTTTGA
- a CDS encoding TIR domain-containing protein, giving the protein MAYKTFISYKYSEAGELRNRIIESLGEDVKYYQGETSESPDFSDQTTDYIKDKLKDMIYSTSVTIVVISPNIKNSNWIDWEIEYSLKQIKRGDRKSGTNGVLGVVMKYSGDYSWLRPRSTNHDGHTAIQTNNEYLYDIIVNNRFNQDPKEYTCEVCGNIDTLKGSYISLVNEEDFFMNPNKYIDNAYEKSKKLQNYKISRTR; this is encoded by the coding sequence ATGGCTTATAAAACTTTTATTTCATATAAATATTCTGAGGCAGGAGAACTCAGAAATCGTATTATAGAGTCTTTAGGAGAAGATGTAAAATACTATCAAGGTGAAACCAGTGAGTCCCCTGATTTTTCTGATCAGACCACCGATTATATTAAAGATAAGTTAAAGGATATGATTTACTCAACGTCCGTCACAATAGTTGTGATTTCCCCAAATATAAAAAATAGTAATTGGATTGATTGGGAAATCGAATATTCATTAAAACAAATAAAGCGAGGGGATAGAAAATCCGGTACTAATGGTGTTCTTGGAGTAGTCATGAAGTATAGCGGAGACTATTCTTGGCTAAGACCAAGATCCACTAATCACGATGGGCATACAGCGATACAAACAAATAATGAATACCTCTATGATATTATTGTTAATAATCGCTTTAATCAAGATCCAAAGGAGTATACCTGTGAAGTATGTGGAAATATAGATACTCTCAAAGGCTCATATATTTCATTAGTAAATGAAGAGGATTTTTTTATGAATCCTAATAAATATATTGATAACGCTTATGAGAAAAGTAAAAAACTTCAGAATTATAAAATTTCAAGAACAAGATAA